The following proteins are encoded in a genomic region of Propionispora vibrioides:
- a CDS encoding LacI family DNA-binding transcriptional regulator: MLKTADSANGNAATIKDVARQAGVSIATVSRILNGSAGVSPALTERVQQAVDALGYQPNAVARALKVKESHSIGLIIPDIENPFFPALVRGVEDMARSHDYAVILCNSDGVGSEEERYIRLLHGKQVDGVIFTGGANSDSSMELLSSLPIPTVSLDRQSKRVHMSSVVVDNVYGAALAVRHLVELGGRRIAFIGGSPQLSVAAERFKGYGQVLAEYGLPLDEGLILHGDFTYDSGYQNAWLLLEKEREFDAVFAANDMIAIGVIECLAARGIRVPQDVRVAGYDDIRLAGWYKPALTTVRQPVYEMGQEAVRLLLHLLGSPTQDMVEKRFRPELIVRQSTGGDE, from the coding sequence GTGTTGAAGACAGCAGATTCTGCCAATGGTAATGCAGCAACGATTAAAGATGTGGCCCGTCAGGCCGGTGTATCGATAGCCACTGTTTCCCGCATCCTGAACGGCAGTGCCGGTGTGTCGCCTGCCTTGACTGAACGGGTGCAGCAAGCCGTCGATGCATTAGGCTATCAGCCCAATGCGGTGGCCCGGGCCTTGAAAGTGAAGGAGTCCCACAGTATCGGCCTGATTATACCGGATATTGAAAATCCCTTCTTTCCGGCACTGGTCAGAGGTGTGGAGGATATGGCGCGCAGCCATGATTATGCGGTGATTTTGTGCAACTCTGATGGCGTGGGAAGCGAGGAGGAGCGTTACATCCGGCTGCTGCACGGCAAACAGGTGGATGGCGTGATTTTCACCGGCGGTGCCAACAGCGATTCCAGCATGGAACTTTTGTCTTCGCTGCCGATTCCGACTGTCAGCCTGGACCGTCAGTCCAAGCGGGTGCATATGAGCTCGGTTGTGGTGGACAATGTATACGGGGCTGCGCTGGCCGTACGCCATTTGGTGGAATTAGGCGGCCGACGAATTGCCTTTATCGGCGGGTCGCCGCAATTGTCGGTCGCCGCCGAGCGGTTTAAGGGTTATGGCCAGGTGCTGGCTGAGTACGGATTGCCCTTGGACGAAGGACTGATTTTACACGGCGATTTTACCTATGACAGCGGTTACCAGAATGCCTGGCTGCTGCTGGAGAAAGAGCGCGAGTTTGACGCGGTGTTTGCTGCCAATGACATGATTGCCATTGGGGTTATTGAATGTCTGGCGGCCAGGGGAATCCGCGTTCCCCAGGATGTCCGGGTAGCCGGTTACGACGATATTCGCCTGGCTGGCTGGTATAAGCCTGCGCTGACTACTGTACGGCAGCCCGTCTATGAAATGGGGCAGGAGGCAGTCAGACTGCTGCTTCATTTGCTGGGCAGCCCGACGCAGGATATGGTGGAGAAACGGTTTCGTCCCGAGTTGATTGTGCGGCAGTCGACAGGGGGGGACGAATAA
- the rbsK gene encoding ribokinase — translation MTGRMRGSVQTRPILVVGSLNMDLVATAKRLPQSGETVFGQSFATFPGGKGANQAVAAGKLGGRVIMAGCVGSDVFGEALLHSLTESGVTSACVRQVAGATGTALITVAESGDNMIVVVPGANECCAPQDVDAALAVLPEPGILLVQHEVPSATVEYAVRAAKQTGWTVILNPAPARPLPAKLLSLVDIITPNETEATALTGLPVTNPADAKLAAGRLLKQGVKQVIITMGAQGAFYMTPGSEAVIPPIAVTAVDTTAAGDAYTGALAAALGEGQAMPEALRFAAVAAGLAVTRPGAQAALPWRGEVDRYLEDKERTLV, via the coding sequence ATGACTGGCAGAATGAGAGGTTCGGTGCAGACTCGGCCTATCCTGGTGGTTGGCAGCCTGAACATGGATTTGGTGGCGACGGCCAAGCGCCTGCCGCAAAGCGGCGAGACGGTATTCGGGCAAAGTTTTGCAACCTTTCCGGGCGGCAAGGGGGCTAACCAGGCAGTAGCTGCCGGTAAACTGGGGGGCCGGGTGATCATGGCCGGTTGTGTGGGCAGTGATGTGTTTGGCGAGGCGTTGTTACACAGCCTGACCGAGAGCGGCGTGACAAGCGCCTGTGTGCGGCAGGTGGCGGGAGCGACGGGGACGGCCCTAATCACGGTGGCTGAGAGCGGCGACAATATGATCGTGGTGGTGCCCGGTGCCAACGAATGCTGTGCGCCGCAGGATGTGGATGCCGCCTTGGCTGTGCTGCCGGAACCAGGCATCCTGCTGGTGCAGCATGAGGTGCCGTCCGCTACGGTGGAATATGCCGTTCGAGCCGCTAAACAGACCGGCTGGACGGTTATCCTCAATCCGGCGCCGGCCCGGCCGTTGCCGGCCAAGCTGCTGTCCCTGGTGGATATCATTACCCCCAATGAGACGGAGGCCACGGCGTTGACCGGCCTGCCGGTAACCAATCCGGCTGATGCTAAATTGGCTGCCGGCCGGCTGCTGAAGCAAGGGGTCAAGCAGGTGATTATTACCATGGGAGCCCAGGGAGCTTTCTATATGACACCGGGAAGCGAGGCTGTTATACCGCCGATTGCGGTGACGGCTGTCGATACAACAGCGGCCGGGGACGCTTATACCGGCGCGCTGGCCGCCGCCTTGGGGGAAGGCCAGGCTATGCCGGAAGCTTTGCGTTTTGCCGCGGTGGCGGCGGGTTTGGCAGTGACGCGGCCGGGGGCGCAGGCAGCCTTGCCCTGGCGCGGCGAAGTCGACCGTTATTTGGAGGATAAGGAGAGAACATTGGTATGA
- the rbsD gene encoding D-ribose pyranase, with amino-acid sequence MKKIGTLNQGLSEVLAGMGHYDMLVIADAGLPIPPGVRRIDLALTTGVPGFVQTLAVILSELQVESAVIAGEMETCSPALRERIGGLLTGIPVDTVSHEELKKLTRQAVAVVRTGEFTPYANIILKSGVVF; translated from the coding sequence ATGAAAAAAATTGGGACACTCAATCAGGGGTTAAGTGAAGTGCTGGCCGGTATGGGCCATTACGATATGCTGGTCATTGCCGATGCCGGGCTGCCCATCCCGCCAGGGGTACGGCGGATCGATTTGGCACTGACGACAGGGGTGCCCGGTTTTGTGCAGACGCTGGCGGTTATTTTGTCGGAGCTGCAGGTGGAAAGCGCGGTGATTGCCGGAGAAATGGAAACCTGCAGTCCCGCCTTGCGGGAAAGGATTGGCGGCCTGCTGACAGGGATTCCGGTCGATACGGTGAGCCACGAAGAGTTAAAAAAACTGACCCGCCAGGCTGTGGCAGTCGTACGGACCGGGGAATTTACGCCTTATGCCAACATCATTTTAAAATCCGGCGTGGTTTTTTAA
- a CDS encoding sugar ABC transporter ATP-binding protein — protein MEDKPLLAMKGIVKEFPGVKALKAVDFSLQPGEIHALLGENGAGKSTLMKVLSGVYSQDAGEIWLDGRQVRFAGPREAQALGIGIIHQELNLVPELTVMENIFLGREPRHSFGFVDKRTMERETAAVLAKLGTDIRPETVVSELSIGAQQMVEIAKALAGRTRILIMDEPTAALTERETERLFTIIRQLAAEGVGIVYISHRMEELFAVSQRITVMRDGSYIGTVPTGEISFDQLVRMMVGRELTDRFPKQPATIGREVLQVERLSRQEVLRDVSLTVHAGEIVGVAGLMGAGRTELARALFGADPIDSGRIVVDGQAQAIHSPRDAIAAGIGLITEDRKQQGLVLSMSVGDNLSLAALKEVCRRSFISGTAETGAVREQIATLKIKTPSGDQLVKNLSGGNQQKVVIGKWLLTKPKVLIMDEPTRGVDVGAKTEIYQIMNMLTAAGVGILMISSELPEILGMSDRILVMHRGRIAGELAAAEATQEEIMAFAAGG, from the coding sequence GTGGAGGATAAACCGTTGCTTGCCATGAAGGGGATTGTTAAAGAATTTCCGGGGGTCAAGGCGCTTAAGGCAGTGGATTTTTCCCTGCAGCCCGGTGAAATTCATGCACTACTGGGGGAAAACGGTGCGGGAAAATCGACGCTAATGAAGGTGCTCAGCGGCGTATACAGCCAAGATGCCGGTGAAATTTGGCTGGATGGCCGGCAGGTACGGTTCGCCGGGCCGCGGGAGGCTCAGGCGCTGGGCATCGGCATTATCCATCAGGAGCTTAATCTGGTACCGGAGCTTACGGTAATGGAGAATATTTTTCTCGGCCGGGAGCCGCGTCATTCATTCGGTTTTGTCGATAAGCGGACGATGGAGCGGGAAACGGCCGCCGTGCTGGCCAAGCTGGGAACGGACATCCGGCCCGAAACCGTAGTGTCCGAACTGAGTATCGGTGCTCAGCAAATGGTGGAAATCGCCAAGGCACTGGCCGGCAGGACCCGCATTCTTATTATGGATGAGCCGACGGCCGCGCTGACCGAACGGGAAACGGAGCGACTGTTCACTATCATCCGTCAGTTGGCAGCGGAGGGAGTCGGCATTGTATACATTTCTCACCGTATGGAGGAGCTGTTTGCCGTCAGCCAGCGGATTACCGTGATGCGGGACGGCAGCTATATTGGCACCGTGCCGACCGGGGAAATCAGCTTTGATCAACTGGTCAGAATGATGGTAGGCCGGGAGTTAACCGACCGCTTTCCCAAGCAACCGGCGACAATTGGCCGGGAGGTTCTGCAGGTAGAGCGTTTGTCGCGGCAGGAAGTGCTCCGTGATGTTTCTCTCACCGTTCATGCCGGGGAAATCGTCGGTGTGGCCGGCCTAATGGGAGCCGGACGGACGGAGCTGGCCCGGGCGCTGTTTGGTGCCGATCCGATTGACAGCGGCCGTATCGTCGTTGACGGTCAGGCGCAGGCAATTCATTCGCCTCGTGACGCTATCGCTGCCGGCATTGGACTGATTACGGAAGACCGCAAACAGCAGGGGCTGGTGCTCTCTATGTCGGTGGGCGACAACCTGTCGCTAGCCGCACTCAAGGAGGTTTGCCGCCGCAGCTTTATCAGTGGCACTGCCGAAACCGGGGCGGTACGGGAACAGATTGCTACGCTGAAGATCAAAACACCCAGCGGGGATCAACTGGTAAAGAATTTAAGCGGCGGCAATCAGCAAAAGGTGGTCATCGGCAAATGGCTGCTGACCAAACCGAAGGTGCTGATTATGGATGAGCCGACCCGTGGCGTCGATGTGGGGGCCAAGACAGAGATTTACCAGATTATGAATATGTTGACTGCTGCCGGGGTGGGGATTTTGATGATATCCTCCGAGCTGCCCGAAATTCTGGGGATGAGTGACCGTATTCTGGTCATGCATCGGGGGCGGATTGCCGGAGAACTGGCGGCAGCCGAAGCGACGCAGGAAGAGATTATGGCCTTTGCGGCAGGAGGGTAA
- a CDS encoding ABC transporter permease has protein sequence MTSIREKGAVLRKLGPLLGFIALCAILAVISDRFLTVSNLLNVARQISLNAIISVGMTLVILTGGIDLSVGSIVAMAGSLTAGLLLSGWGAGTAIVAGLVLGTVLGLLNGLLITKGKIPAFIATMGMMTIVRGYTLVYTDGRPITGLSEEFRWLGGGYLGGIPVPVIIMALIFAGAYIFLKHNRFGRYIYAIGGNEEAARLSGIQTKYILAGVYGIAGLLSAVSGIILTSRLNSAQPTAGMGFEMDAIAAVVLGGTSLSGGVGTIGGTLIGAMIIGVLDNGLNLLNVSSFYQQVAKGIVILLAVLLDRKRSK, from the coding sequence ATGACAAGCATACGGGAAAAGGGAGCTGTGCTCCGAAAACTGGGACCGTTACTGGGCTTTATCGCGTTGTGCGCGATTCTCGCCGTAATATCCGACCGGTTTCTGACCGTCAGCAACCTGCTGAATGTGGCCCGGCAGATTTCACTCAACGCCATCATCAGTGTGGGCATGACGTTGGTTATTCTGACCGGCGGCATTGATTTGTCGGTTGGGTCCATCGTGGCCATGGCTGGCAGCCTGACCGCCGGACTGCTGCTGAGCGGCTGGGGCGCCGGCACCGCAATCGTGGCAGGCCTTGTCCTGGGAACGGTTTTGGGTTTGCTGAACGGACTTTTAATTACCAAGGGGAAAATACCGGCTTTTATTGCCACCATGGGGATGATGACCATTGTCCGGGGCTATACGCTGGTGTATACCGACGGACGGCCAATCACCGGCCTGAGTGAGGAATTTCGCTGGTTAGGCGGCGGCTATCTGGGAGGCATTCCGGTGCCGGTCATCATTATGGCGTTGATTTTTGCCGGTGCCTATATATTTTTGAAGCATAACCGGTTTGGCCGGTACATCTATGCCATTGGCGGCAATGAAGAGGCTGCCCGTCTGTCGGGCATTCAGACCAAATACATCCTGGCCGGTGTGTATGGTATTGCCGGGCTGCTGTCCGCCGTGAGCGGCATTATCCTGACTTCCCGGCTGAATTCGGCGCAGCCGACGGCGGGCATGGGCTTTGAAATGGATGCCATTGCCGCTGTCGTACTGGGTGGCACCAGCCTGTCGGGCGGTGTGGGGACGATTGGCGGTACATTGATCGGGGCCATGATTATCGGTGTACTGGATAACGGCCTTAATTTACTGAATGTTTCCTCTTTTTATCAACAGGTTGCCAAGGGGATTGTGATTCTTTTGGCAGTGCTGCTTGATCGTAAGAGAAGCAAATAA
- the rbsB gene encoding ribose ABC transporter substrate-binding protein RbsB yields the protein MFTGLRTKKVWTILTAMLASMFLLAGCGGGSGGQQAQTEKKQVVGLSISTLNNPFFVDLKEGAEAAAKAANIELVVMDAQNDASKQMANIENLIEKKVNVIIVNPVDSKAIVSAVEAANKANIPVITVDRGAEGGKIVSAIASDNVAGGKMAGQYIVDKLGGKGKVVELEGVPGTSAANDRGKGFNEAIKAAAGISVVAKQPADFDRAKGMKVMENILQANPEIQAVFAHNDEMALGALEAIKAANRTGVMVVGFDANADAVKAVNEGTLAATVAQKPKDMGKIAIETSLQVIKGETVQPAIPVALELVVKK from the coding sequence ATGTTTACAGGTTTGCGTACGAAAAAGGTGTGGACTATCCTGACGGCCATGCTGGCCAGTATGTTTTTGCTTGCCGGGTGCGGCGGCGGTTCGGGTGGACAACAGGCTCAGACGGAGAAAAAGCAGGTGGTAGGTCTTTCGATTTCAACCCTGAACAACCCATTTTTTGTTGACTTGAAGGAAGGGGCCGAAGCGGCAGCCAAAGCGGCCAATATTGAGCTGGTCGTAATGGACGCGCAAAATGATGCGTCCAAGCAAATGGCCAACATTGAAAATCTGATTGAGAAAAAGGTCAATGTGATTATTGTCAATCCGGTAGATTCCAAAGCCATTGTATCGGCGGTGGAAGCGGCTAACAAAGCTAATATTCCGGTGATTACCGTGGACAGAGGCGCTGAGGGCGGCAAAATTGTCAGCGCTATTGCCTCGGATAACGTGGCCGGCGGCAAGATGGCCGGACAGTATATTGTCGACAAGCTGGGCGGTAAGGGCAAAGTAGTGGAACTGGAAGGCGTACCGGGAACTTCGGCCGCCAATGACCGCGGCAAAGGCTTCAATGAAGCTATTAAAGCGGCTGCCGGCATCAGCGTGGTTGCCAAACAGCCGGCTGATTTTGACCGGGCTAAAGGGATGAAGGTTATGGAAAACATCCTGCAGGCCAATCCGGAGATTCAGGCTGTATTTGCCCATAACGATGAAATGGCGCTGGGCGCGCTGGAAGCCATTAAGGCAGCTAACCGTACCGGTGTGATGGTAGTCGGCTTTGATGCCAATGCCGATGCTGTGAAGGCGGTCAATGAAGGAACGCTGGCAGCAACGGTAGCTCAAAAACCGAAAGATATGGGTAAAATCGCCATTGAAACTTCCTTGCAGGTTATTAAGGGAGAAACCGTTCAGCCGGCTATTCCGGTTGCGCTGGAACTAGTGGTTAAAAAATAA
- the mqnE gene encoding aminofutalosine synthase MqnE — MNAHLHAIETKIGDGVRLSKEDGLALFACQDLSWLGYLADQVRQRISGDYVYFNVNRHINLTNICTSRCKFCAFGCDADSRQAYQMSKERVLEIARQAATDPDLKELHIVSGLHPEWPFDYYVDVIASLKQALPGIHLKAFTAVEICHFAKVSGKPVREVLQILQTAGVDSLPGGGAEILSDRVRQMLCPNKATAAEWLQASYEAHRLGLKSNASMLYGHVETLEERVDHLLALRALQDETGGFQTFICFPFHSKNTELGHLARTSQWDDLKTMAISRLLLDNFKNIKAYWIMLTLPLAQLALGFGANDMDGTVSEEKIMHAAGAKSAKSLEKTTIIETIRQVGRIPVQRDSMYNILKVL; from the coding sequence ATGAATGCACATTTACACGCAATCGAAACCAAAATAGGAGACGGAGTACGGTTGAGCAAGGAGGATGGTCTGGCCCTGTTCGCCTGCCAGGATCTTAGCTGGCTGGGCTATTTGGCCGATCAGGTGCGTCAGCGCATCAGCGGTGATTATGTTTACTTTAATGTAAACAGACATATTAATCTGACTAATATCTGCACCTCCCGGTGCAAATTCTGCGCCTTCGGCTGCGATGCCGACAGCCGCCAGGCTTACCAAATGAGCAAGGAGCGGGTGCTGGAAATCGCGCGGCAGGCCGCGACTGATCCGGACTTAAAGGAGCTGCATATTGTCAGCGGTCTGCATCCCGAATGGCCGTTTGACTATTATGTGGATGTGATAGCCAGCCTGAAACAGGCTTTACCCGGTATCCACTTGAAGGCCTTTACGGCAGTAGAGATTTGCCATTTTGCCAAGGTGTCGGGAAAACCGGTGCGGGAGGTTTTGCAAATCCTCCAGACGGCCGGGGTGGATTCATTACCCGGCGGCGGCGCGGAAATCCTGTCCGACCGGGTACGGCAAATGCTTTGCCCCAATAAAGCTACCGCGGCCGAATGGCTGCAAGCCAGTTACGAGGCGCACCGCCTGGGGCTAAAGAGCAATGCCAGCATGCTGTACGGCCATGTGGAAACGCTGGAGGAGCGGGTGGACCATCTGCTGGCGCTCAGGGCGCTGCAGGATGAAACCGGCGGCTTTCAAACGTTTATCTGCTTTCCGTTTCACTCGAAAAATACCGAATTGGGGCATTTGGCGCGCACCAGCCAGTGGGACGATCTGAAAACCATGGCGATTTCCCGGCTGCTGCTGGATAATTTTAAAAATATCAAGGCTTACTGGATTATGCTGACCCTCCCTTTGGCCCAATTAGCCCTGGGCTTTGGTGCCAACGATATGGACGGTACAGTGAGTGAGGAGAAGATTATGCATGCTGCAGGGGCCAAATCGGCGAAAAGTTTAGAAAAGACAACAATAATTGAAACGATCAGGCAAGTCGGCCGTATTCCGGTGCAACGTGATTCTATGTATAATATTTTAAAAGTGTTATAA
- a CDS encoding ABC transporter ATP-binding protein, which produces MPGIVQAENLGKTYGGFKALKGISFTIEERQCVGFLGHNGAGKSTTMRMLYGLSTVEEGSLHLFGQPVAPLTPPALKALLGIVPQEDNLDVELTVLENLEIYGGYFGLSRQEARQRGLELLQFMGLEDKVTATVESLSGGSKRKLVIARALLNRPKMIILDEPTTGLDPQARRQVWQKLRQLKAEGATLVLTTHYMEEAAQLCDRLLVMNEGLILAEGSPEELVKRYVRPYVIEVRVPSDQVPADFAGQVARLGGEAVYLADDLFVFCEDGDRLWRELASLGVPQHACYLRSSHLEDVFLKLTGRRGEA; this is translated from the coding sequence ATGCCAGGTATTGTGCAAGCGGAAAATTTGGGTAAGACTTATGGCGGCTTTAAAGCCTTGAAGGGGATATCCTTTACGATCGAAGAGCGGCAGTGTGTCGGCTTTCTCGGTCATAACGGCGCCGGCAAATCGACCACCATGCGCATGCTGTACGGCTTGTCTACTGTGGAGGAGGGTTCGCTGCACCTGTTCGGCCAGCCGGTGGCGCCGCTGACGCCGCCGGCGCTGAAAGCGCTGCTGGGCATTGTGCCGCAGGAGGACAATCTGGACGTGGAGCTGACGGTACTGGAGAATTTGGAGATTTACGGCGGTTATTTTGGACTCAGCCGCCAGGAGGCCCGCCAGCGGGGATTGGAGCTGTTGCAATTCATGGGGCTGGAGGACAAAGTGACGGCTACCGTGGAGTCGTTGTCCGGCGGTTCGAAACGCAAGCTGGTCATTGCCAGAGCGCTCCTCAACCGGCCGAAAATGATCATTCTGGATGAGCCGACTACCGGTCTGGACCCGCAGGCTCGCCGGCAGGTGTGGCAAAAGCTGAGACAGCTTAAGGCCGAGGGCGCTACCTTGGTGTTGACCACTCATTATATGGAGGAGGCGGCTCAGCTTTGCGACCGGTTGCTGGTGATGAACGAGGGGCTGATTTTGGCCGAGGGCAGTCCGGAGGAGCTGGTGAAACGGTATGTCCGGCCCTATGTGATTGAGGTGCGGGTGCCATCCGATCAGGTTCCGGCTGATTTTGCCGGTCAGGTGGCCCGGTTGGGCGGCGAGGCTGTTTATTTGGCCGATGACCTGTTTGTCTTTTGTGAGGATGGGGACCGGCTCTGGCGGGAATTGGCCAGCCTGGGTGTGCCGCAGCATGCCTGTTATCTGCGCAGCTCGCATCTGGAGGATGTGTTTTTGAAGCTGACAGGAAGGAGAGGCGAAGCATGA
- a CDS encoding ABC transporter permease has protein sequence MTLQVLSVLKRHLTVFRRTLITNVTYSLIEPLLYLSAMGFGVGSYVEAMDGMSYMQFIAPGMVASSAMWASTFECTYGSFMRLHFEKTFHAMLAAPVSVGDVVAGEILFAAIKNIVFGSVVLAVVAALGQVHSLWALLIPLFLVLPGLVFAILALIYTGSIKHIDYLNYYITLFITPLFLFSGVFFPASSLPGWAQALLWANPLFHTVEVCRALALGQLAPGLWSHVSVLLVLTVLLARLPVRLISRQLIS, from the coding sequence ATGACATTGCAGGTTCTGTCTGTCCTGAAACGGCATCTGACGGTGTTTCGCCGGACACTGATTACCAATGTAACCTATAGTCTGATTGAACCGCTGCTGTATCTTTCAGCCATGGGCTTCGGTGTAGGCAGCTACGTGGAGGCAATGGACGGTATGAGCTATATGCAGTTCATTGCGCCGGGCATGGTGGCTTCGTCGGCTATGTGGGCATCCACCTTTGAATGCACCTACGGCAGTTTTATGCGGCTTCATTTTGAAAAGACCTTTCACGCTATGCTGGCGGCGCCTGTTTCGGTAGGCGACGTGGTGGCCGGTGAAATTCTGTTTGCCGCGATTAAAAATATCGTGTTTGGCTCGGTCGTGCTGGCCGTTGTTGCCGCATTGGGGCAGGTGCATTCACTTTGGGCCTTGCTGATCCCGCTGTTCCTGGTACTGCCGGGCCTGGTTTTTGCCATACTGGCACTGATTTATACAGGAAGTATAAAACATATTGATTATTTGAATTACTATATTACACTCTTTATTACGCCGCTTTTTTTGTTTTCCGGTGTATTCTTTCCGGCTTCTTCGCTGCCCGGCTGGGCGCAGGCGCTCCTGTGGGCCAATCCGCTGTTTCACACGGTGGAGGTTTGCCGGGCTCTGGCGTTAGGGCAGCTGGCGCCGGGACTGTGGAGCCATGTTAGCGTGTTGCTGGTGCTGACCGTCTTGCTGGCCAGACTGCCAGTTCGATTGATTAGCAGGCAGTTGATCAGTTAA
- a CDS encoding DUF2156 domain-containing protein, which yields MRQFQGGFIINFQPIRLADKPLFDSFLRKRRYENAHFSFTNLFMWRSGFQVEWALLGEHLCIRAAWDGEHYILPPFGAPDQGMGDALDRLAEHFAAQGWPLVIRGAEAFMTEELNALRPGLLRWEADEDNFDYVYNTQDLIDLSGRKYHSKKNHLNSFKRSYSDYSYVPLTPDLVPACLEVAQNWWLQQPDSEDVSLKLEQQAIADALGNMEYLGLNGGAILLSGQVAAFTFGERLNEDTAVAHVEKGNPEIRGVFTAINQEYCRNTWAHIPYINREEDMGIPGLRKAKQSYHPVTMIKKYVGTLQK from the coding sequence GTGAGACAATTTCAGGGAGGGTTTATTATTAATTTTCAGCCGATTCGTTTAGCGGATAAACCGCTATTTGACAGTTTTCTTCGTAAACGGCGTTATGAAAACGCTCATTTTAGCTTTACTAATCTGTTTATGTGGCGCAGCGGATTCCAGGTGGAATGGGCGCTGCTTGGCGAACATCTCTGCATCCGGGCGGCCTGGGATGGCGAGCATTATATTCTGCCGCCCTTTGGTGCGCCCGATCAAGGCATGGGTGATGCTTTGGACCGTTTGGCGGAGCATTTTGCCGCCCAGGGATGGCCACTGGTCATTCGCGGGGCCGAGGCCTTTATGACCGAAGAATTGAATGCGCTGCGGCCGGGCCTGCTGCGGTGGGAAGCAGACGAGGATAATTTTGACTATGTTTACAACACCCAGGACCTGATTGATCTGTCGGGCCGCAAATATCATTCCAAGAAAAATCATCTAAACAGTTTTAAACGGTCCTACAGTGACTATTCCTATGTGCCGCTGACGCCTGATCTGGTTCCGGCCTGTCTGGAGGTGGCCCAAAATTGGTGGCTGCAGCAGCCAGACAGCGAGGATGTCAGCCTGAAGCTGGAGCAGCAGGCTATCGCCGACGCGCTGGGTAATATGGAGTATTTGGGTTTGAACGGCGGAGCCATCCTGCTCTCCGGGCAGGTTGCCGCGTTTACCTTCGGCGAGCGATTGAATGAGGATACGGCGGTTGCCCATGTGGAAAAGGGCAACCCGGAAATCCGCGGCGTATTTACCGCTATCAATCAGGAATACTGCCGCAACACCTGGGCGCATATTCCTTATATCAACCGGGAAGAGGATATGGGCATTCCCGGTCTGCGCAAGGCGAAGCAGTCGTATCATCCGGTGACAATGATCAAGAAATATGTGGGTACTTTGCAGAAATAA
- a CDS encoding HD-GYP domain-containing protein, which translates to MVTHYLFPLRTKFFYTCMFCCLFSLFMIASLLFHAPADILIQQSPVSSSLLSGEYLVTAFAVAGIGSALCCYLLARYFSRRLSLVQRAIQQLASGKLDIDLEIDGSDELSLLASQINQLACRLSNERENMLLSVIESLINALEAKDTYTYSHSSEVADIALHIGQALHLPDDQLFQINFAAILHDIGKIGIPTPILNKPEPLTDEEWDMIKQHPVIGARIIAGIPFLSHVSDIILHHHARWDGTGYPSSLAGTDIPLGSRIIAVADSYQAMTSTRPYRESISHQEAIRQLTRNAATQFDPDIIAIFIKLYANKYGSPA; encoded by the coding sequence ATGGTTACCCACTATCTGTTTCCGCTGCGGACCAAGTTTTTCTATACCTGTATGTTTTGCTGCCTATTTTCGCTGTTTATGATTGCCAGCCTGCTCTTCCATGCTCCGGCCGACATCCTGATCCAACAAAGCCCGGTAAGCAGCAGCCTCCTCTCCGGCGAATATCTGGTCACCGCCTTTGCCGTGGCCGGTATCGGCTCCGCCCTGTGCTGCTACCTGCTAGCCCGCTACTTTTCCCGCCGGCTCAGCCTGGTCCAGCGGGCCATTCAGCAGCTAGCTAGCGGCAAACTGGACATCGATCTTGAAATCGACGGCAGCGACGAATTATCACTTCTGGCTTCGCAAATCAATCAACTGGCCTGCCGGTTGAGCAATGAGCGGGAGAATATGCTGCTATCAGTCATCGAATCACTGATCAATGCCCTGGAGGCTAAGGACACTTATACCTACAGCCATTCCTCGGAAGTGGCCGACATCGCCTTACATATCGGACAGGCGCTGCACCTGCCTGACGATCAGTTGTTTCAGATTAATTTTGCCGCCATTTTGCATGACATCGGCAAGATCGGCATTCCCACACCTATTCTAAATAAACCCGAACCACTGACCGACGAAGAATGGGATATGATCAAGCAGCATCCGGTCATCGGAGCACGGATTATCGCCGGCATTCCTTTTCTCAGCCATGTGTCGGATATCATTTTGCACCATCACGCCCGCTGGGACGGCACCGGTTATCCCAGTTCCTTAGCCGGCACTGACATCCCGCTGGGGTCCCGGATTATCGCAGTGGCCGACAGCTATCAGGCCATGACCTCCACTCGTCCGTACCGGGAAAGTATATCCCATCAAGAGGCCATCCGCCAGCTGACACGCAACGCCGCCACTCAGTTTGATCCGGATATTATAGCTATTTTTATAAAACTTTATGCCAATAAATACGGCAGCCCCGCTTGA